TGAACATCTGCCGGAAGGGTCCTGTAGATAAGTCACTGTTATGCCAAAATTCAGGCTTGAGCTGGTTGATTATCGACATGGTTACCTCAAACACACCCGAGATGCGGGACGCCTGGCTGCGCGTCCCGCTGGTATTTTTATCCCCGCTTTTTGCTCTGCACCTTTTCGTTGGCCTTCATCAGGGTCTTGCTGAGCAGTTGAATATCCACAGGTTTTTGGAGGAAGGCGAAGGCGCCGAGCTCCATACAGACATCCTTGTCCTTTTCCGTGCCGTGACCGGTGAGGACAATGACCTCGATATCCGGATTGGTGGTCTTCACCTGGCGCAGTACCTCGATGCCGTCGATGCCCGGCATGCGCAGGTCGAGGATCATGACTTCCGGTTCCTCGTCGGCAATCATGGTCAGGGCCGATTCGCCGTCGTAGGCCACCGCCGAACCCATGTCGCGCATGATCAGGCGTTCGGACAGGGTCTGGACGAAGTCGCGTTCGTCATCGACCAGCAATACCTTTGACGGCATCTCGAAGTCGTAACGGCGGTAGATGTCCGGCTGATGAAAGCCCTCGCCGATGCGGGTGCTGACTGCGGTAACCCCCTGGACTTTTTTGACGATTGATTTCAGATCTTCCTCCAGCCGGGAAAGCATCAGGACATTTTTGTTGATGGTCAGGGTAATTGCCCCCTTATGGGCATCGACCAGGACATTGTGGCCTTCTTGGGCCAGTTGGACATCGACCTTGGCCGCCAGGAGGAAATCGGCGAGGGCCGCCTGGGAGTGGGCGGTTGTGGCAACCACATCGCTGGTGGATTTTTCCAGGATCAGTTTGGCGGCATCGTTTACCGCGGTCTTGTCCATCGGCAGGACGACATCATAGAGGCCGGAGGCCCAAGGGTCTTCCCCCCTGCCGAGCATCTTCAGCCAGGCGGAGAGGTCCTCGTCCTGCTGGCGGATTCGCTGCAGGGCACTTTTCTCGGTGAGCCCCTCGCGCTGCACGGCCTCGCCCATTCGAAACTTCAATTCGGCGACCAGGCAGACCCGCAGTACATGGCTGATTTTTTCCGGGATGAGAAAACTGACCGGGCCGGTGATGAGCAACTGGTCTTCGTTCATGATATTGGCGAGCGCCAGGCGCAGATGGGCAACCGACCGCTCCTTTTCGTGGGTGAAGCGGTTGAAAACCGAGGTTTTGGCGGAAAAGGCCCCGAGGATTTTGTTCTCGTTCATGCCCGAGCTGGCCACGGCCCCGGCAATGACCGTATTCTGGTCGACCACTTTGTATTGGGAGGTGGCGGCGAGTTCCTTGATAACCGACGATTTGTTGCTGAAGGCCGCGCCAACGATTGTTATGACAGACATAGTATCTCCTTTTTGGGGCTGCTGCGCAGACCCTAGAAAGATTGTTACCTACCCTTTTTTCCGGGTAAGGGGTGTGTTACAGGGATTGGCTGAAAAAGGGTTCATAAAAATCCTCAGGCCACCATGGCAGCCGGGCAGTGTCCCATTTATCGTTACGAAATATAGCATACATTGGTAAGCGGGCATTCGTTTTCTTCAGATTTCTTATGGGCCGTTTCGTGAACCGCGCAGATTGCTTTTTCCATTGTTGAGTAGATATGGTCGCGGCCGATCTTTTCGATCAGATGAGTTCTTTCAAGGACCGCCATGACCGATTCATTGACCCCGGAGAACGAGATATCCAGACCGGCGCTGCGCACGGTCGACACGACAAGAGAAAGCACCTCCTCACCGGAGGCATCGATGTCGTTCATGCCATTGGCGACAATAACAATGTGTTTGAGGCTTTTTTTGTTCATCATCCGGTCGGTGATCTTGTCTTCGAGAAAACTGGCGTTGGCGAAGAACAGCGGCCCTTCAAAGCGGATCATATCGATATACTGACATTCCTTGAGGCCGTGGATAACCGAACTCTTCAGGGATTCGTCGTCATGGCGGGAAAGGGTCGAGACGTTCGGACGCATGCTCTTGTAGAGGAACACGGCCAGAGAGAGAAAGACGCCGATCATGATACCCTTGTCGAGATGCGGGGCGAAGGCCAGGGTCATTAAAAAGGAAAAGACCGAGATGGCCCCGTCATATTTCTTGGCATGCCAGGCGTGGATAAAGCCGGAGGCGTTGATCAGGCCGATAACCGCCATCATGATGACCGCCGCCAGTACCGATTGTGGCAGATGGTAGAGCAGCGGGGTGAAGAACAGCAGAACCAAACCGACGGTGATGCTGGTAAAAAGGCTGGACATGCCGCTTACTGCCCCGGCCTGGAGATTGACCGCCGACCGGGAAAAGGATCCGGAACCGGGGTAGGCGTTGGTCATTGAGCCGATGATGTTGGCAAGGCCCTGACCAATCAATTCCTGGTTGGGATCAAGCCGTTGACCGGTTTTGGCGGCCATGGCCTTGGCGATGGAGATGGCCTCCATAAAG
This DNA window, taken from Desulforhopalus sp., encodes the following:
- a CDS encoding response regulator: MSVITIVGAAFSNKSSVIKELAATSQYKVVDQNTVIAGAVASSGMNENKILGAFSAKTSVFNRFTHEKERSVAHLRLALANIMNEDQLLITGPVSFLIPEKISHVLRVCLVAELKFRMGEAVQREGLTEKSALQRIRQQDEDLSAWLKMLGRGEDPWASGLYDVVLPMDKTAVNDAAKLILEKSTSDVVATTAHSQAALADFLLAAKVDVQLAQEGHNVLVDAHKGAITLTINKNVLMLSRLEEDLKSIVKKVQGVTAVSTRIGEGFHQPDIYRRYDFEMPSKVLLVDDERDFVQTLSERLIMRDMGSAVAYDGESALTMIADEEPEVMILDLRMPGIDGIEVLRQVKTTNPDIEVIVLTGHGTEKDKDVCMELGAFAFLQKPVDIQLLSKTLMKANEKVQSKKRG